A genomic stretch from candidate division WOR-3 bacterium includes:
- a CDS encoding DUF167 domain-containing protein, with the protein MHLRVFVKPKSRKESVTRNPDGTLTIAVRAAPVEDKANQAVIAALAQFLHRPKTSIRLVQGRTSRWKLFEVLD; encoded by the coding sequence TTGCACCTGCGTGTCTTTGTCAAACCCAAAAGCCGGAAAGAGTCGGTAACTCGTAACCCCGATGGCACCTTGACCATTGCGGTCCGTGCCGCACCGGTAGAAGACAAGGCGAACCAGGCGGTGATTGCCGCCCTTGCCCAATTTCTGCACCGGCCGAAAACGAGTATCCGTCTCGTGCAGGGAAGAACGAGCCGCTGGAAGTTGTTTGAAGTTCTCGATTAA
- a CDS encoding Rne/Rng family ribonuclease, producing the protein MKVKTKIAISANEWETRVAVFENDRLVEFYVERAEQQNLVGRIYKGRVENVVKGLRGAFVNIGLRKNGFLPLTEIPEFDTLEGDEIDELEKGKVQPRTITLREGEEILVQVVKDPFAEKGARLTSFVSIPGRFLVYFPNAQRIGISRRIADRRERARLRDVVRQFKSPHAGLIIRTAAAEASSDDLKLEYQELERVWEEVRSKAEKARSPAVLYEEPSIAIKVVRDLLNENVEKITVDNEAVYKQLGEYLMRLAPRFRRRLEFYRGDTPLFEYTGAEAELAGLFQKRVWLKSGGFITIDQTEAMVVIDVNTGRSAQEEDPEKLIFETNLEAAAEIARQIRLRDLAGLIIIDFIDMEDQKNTERVVQELKAHLSNDRAKADFSKMSRFGLLEMTRERTRPGMMYLLCETCPTCNGTGRVRSRADVAMQVERMIINRLPKLRGRRVRILAAPSLAEFLTTEWYERLAEFARRYELAIDVKTDYQLAPTEFKLLAESV; encoded by the coding sequence ATGAAGGTCAAGACCAAAATTGCCATCAGCGCCAATGAATGGGAAACGAGGGTGGCGGTGTTTGAAAATGACCGACTGGTGGAATTTTATGTTGAACGTGCCGAACAGCAGAACCTTGTAGGTAGGATTTACAAAGGAAGGGTAGAAAATGTTGTAAAGGGTTTGCGGGGGGCGTTTGTGAACATCGGTCTGCGCAAGAACGGTTTTCTGCCCTTGACCGAGATTCCGGAGTTTGACACCCTGGAAGGGGATGAAATTGATGAACTGGAGAAGGGGAAGGTTCAGCCCCGGACAATTACCCTGCGGGAAGGAGAAGAGATTCTTGTTCAGGTGGTTAAGGACCCGTTTGCGGAGAAGGGTGCACGGTTGACATCGTTCGTTTCGATTCCGGGGCGGTTTTTAGTTTACTTTCCCAATGCCCAGCGCATCGGGATATCACGGCGGATTGCCGACCGGCGGGAGCGCGCCCGGTTGCGGGATGTGGTACGGCAGTTTAAAAGTCCGCATGCGGGATTGATCATCCGCACCGCAGCGGCAGAGGCGTCGAGCGATGACCTTAAACTGGAGTACCAGGAGCTGGAGCGGGTCTGGGAAGAGGTCCGGTCTAAGGCGGAGAAAGCCCGTTCGCCCGCCGTTCTGTATGAGGAGCCGTCAATCGCAATCAAAGTGGTGCGGGACCTTTTGAATGAGAATGTCGAGAAGATTACCGTTGATAATGAAGCGGTTTATAAACAGCTGGGCGAATACCTTATGCGTCTGGCGCCCCGTTTTCGACGCCGGCTGGAGTTTTATCGGGGTGACACCCCGTTATTTGAGTACACCGGTGCCGAAGCGGAGCTGGCAGGGCTGTTTCAGAAACGGGTCTGGCTGAAGTCCGGCGGGTTTATTACCATTGACCAAACCGAGGCGATGGTGGTTATCGATGTCAACACCGGCCGTTCCGCCCAGGAGGAGGACCCGGAGAAGTTGATATTTGAAACCAACCTTGAGGCAGCAGCGGAAATTGCCCGCCAGATAAGGCTTCGGGACCTCGCCGGGCTGATTATTATTGACTTTATTGATATGGAGGACCAGAAGAACACCGAACGGGTAGTTCAAGAGTTAAAGGCACACCTTTCCAATGACCGGGCAAAGGCGGACTTTTCCAAGATGAGCCGTTTTGGGTTATTGGAGATGACCCGCGAAAGAACCCGTCCGGGAATGATGTATCTGTTGTGCGAGACTTGCCCGACCTGTAATGGCACGGGCCGGGTGCGCTCCCGCGCTGATGTCGCAATGCAGGTTGAGCGGATGATAATCAACCGATTGCCCAAACTCCGGGGCCGGCGCGTGCGAATTCTGGCGGCACCATCCCTTGCCGAATTTCTTACCACCGAGTGGTATGAGCGTCTGGCTGAGTTTGCCCGACGGTATGAACTGGCGATAGATGTGAAAACCGACTATCAACTGGCACCAACGGAATTTAAGTTGCTGGCAGAGTCGGTTTAA
- a CDS encoding TIGR03960 family B12-binding radical SAM protein: protein MHERLNEVLPLVTKPIRYTGGEYNSFYFEPGSKRVNWVLAMPDVYEIGMSNYGLRILYSIINRLPNGCCERCYAPWPDFGAILKARGIPLYALESRRPVKEFNILGVSLQSELTYTNLLYLLDLAGIPRYRTERGCNDPLVVAGGPGTVNPLPMADFVDVFVVGDGEEAVREITAVYEGWNQRSREGLLENLARLPGLYVPGFTDTGKARVIRRVVSELREEDFPFPPLVPICEITHDRLTVEIARGCTRGCRFCQAGIINRPVRFRDVEQVVRIAERGIRSSGWEEVSLLALSALDYPYLLELVERLNKRLRERRVAISLPSTRGEDFTPELAFSLQEIKKAGLTFAPETAAPRLRNLLNKHIAEEKILESVRNALDAGWAGVKLYFMIGLPGETEADVKEIGRFVTEVARLCRGRTVRFNLTPFIPKPHTPLQWAGFGSIEETREKMALLKEMLNRRNIKPKWENPEASFVQALIARGDEKIGRVIERVYEQGGIFQEWTEFFNFSAWLDACSKSGVDPATYLSSRAVEDTLPWDFIDVGVTKGFLIEEYRRAQQGERTPDCMQGGCTNCGACPGPKPVVPPAPVEIKDEVPERFGRKPRRVQAYEELKSRFRLKYLVEEPFQFAAHLDRVRAFYRTLRRSELPVVYTKGFAPKPMLSFGPPLPVGLTSDGEYVDIYLSYQYSGNIVRDIGQFLPRGIRVVAARLVPNSMPTLGGTINLGRYEVVVPDEEALQQALVKGKEIPGVHAVVPLDREKLLVDLTIGPGVKLFDVLGQLLGREGNEVRCLTVKRKDCFVLIEGELRSPFGDVVR from the coding sequence ATGCATGAAAGATTAAACGAGGTTCTACCCCTCGTCACCAAACCGATTCGTTATACCGGTGGCGAATACAACTCTTTTTATTTTGAGCCCGGGTCAAAACGGGTCAACTGGGTCCTGGCAATGCCCGATGTGTACGAAATCGGGATGTCCAATTACGGGTTGCGGATTCTCTACTCAATTATCAATCGATTACCGAACGGTTGTTGTGAACGGTGCTATGCGCCCTGGCCCGATTTTGGTGCAATTCTGAAGGCGCGGGGCATTCCGCTTTACGCCTTAGAGTCACGGCGGCCGGTTAAGGAGTTTAACATTCTTGGCGTCTCGTTGCAGAGCGAACTTACCTATACCAATTTACTTTATCTCCTCGACCTTGCTGGAATTCCGCGTTATCGGACCGAGCGGGGATGTAACGACCCGCTGGTTGTTGCCGGTGGTCCGGGAACGGTGAATCCGCTGCCCATGGCTGATTTCGTGGATGTGTTTGTGGTTGGTGATGGGGAAGAGGCGGTGCGGGAAATTACCGCGGTATACGAAGGCTGGAATCAACGGTCACGGGAGGGGCTGTTAGAAAACCTTGCCCGTTTACCTGGATTGTATGTACCCGGCTTTACTGATACCGGGAAAGCTCGGGTGATACGGCGGGTGGTGTCGGAGCTGCGTGAAGAGGATTTTCCGTTTCCGCCCCTGGTTCCGATATGCGAGATAACCCATGACCGTCTTACCGTGGAGATTGCCCGCGGTTGTACCCGGGGATGCCGATTCTGTCAGGCCGGGATAATCAATCGTCCGGTGCGGTTCCGGGATGTGGAACAGGTGGTGCGCATTGCCGAGCGCGGCATCAGGTCAAGTGGTTGGGAAGAGGTTTCGCTTCTGGCACTTTCCGCCCTTGACTATCCTTATCTATTAGAACTGGTGGAACGGCTGAACAAGCGGTTGCGAGAGCGCCGGGTGGCGATTTCTTTACCTTCCACCCGGGGTGAGGATTTTACTCCGGAACTGGCGTTTTCTTTGCAAGAGATAAAAAAGGCGGGGTTGACATTCGCTCCGGAGACGGCAGCGCCGCGGTTGCGCAATCTGCTCAACAAGCACATCGCCGAAGAAAAAATTCTTGAGTCGGTGCGTAATGCACTTGATGCGGGCTGGGCCGGGGTGAAACTGTATTTTATGATTGGGTTGCCGGGCGAGACCGAAGCGGATGTCAAGGAGATCGGGAGGTTTGTAACCGAGGTGGCGCGACTTTGTCGGGGGCGGACGGTGCGGTTTAACCTGACGCCTTTCATACCCAAGCCTCACACCCCATTGCAATGGGCCGGTTTTGGCTCAATTGAGGAGACCCGGGAAAAGATGGCGCTCTTGAAGGAGATGCTGAATCGGCGTAATATCAAGCCCAAGTGGGAGAATCCGGAGGCTTCTTTTGTCCAGGCACTGATTGCGCGGGGCGACGAGAAAATCGGCCGGGTGATTGAGCGGGTTTATGAGCAGGGTGGGATTTTTCAGGAGTGGACCGAATTCTTTAACTTTTCGGCTTGGTTGGATGCCTGTAGCAAATCCGGGGTTGACCCGGCAACTTATTTAAGCAGCAGGGCGGTAGAGGACACCTTACCGTGGGATTTTATCGATGTTGGTGTGACAAAGGGCTTTCTCATTGAGGAGTACCGGCGGGCACAGCAAGGGGAAAGAACACCGGATTGTATGCAAGGAGGGTGTACTAATTGCGGTGCCTGTCCGGGACCAAAACCGGTAGTTCCTCCGGCTCCGGTAGAAATAAAGGATGAGGTGCCGGAGCGGTTTGGCCGAAAACCCCGAAGGGTTCAGGCTTATGAGGAGTTAAAGAGCCGGTTTCGTTTGAAGTACCTGGTGGAAGAGCCGTTCCAATTTGCCGCGCACCTGGACCGGGTGCGGGCATTTTACCGTACTTTACGGCGCAGTGAGTTGCCGGTGGTTTACACCAAGGGGTTTGCGCCGAAACCGATGCTCTCTTTCGGACCGCCGTTACCGGTGGGTTTGACATCGGACGGCGAGTATGTTGATATCTATCTTTCTTATCAATATTCGGGGAATATTGTCCGGGACATCGGGCAGTTCCTGCCGCGCGGAATCAGAGTGGTAGCAGCGCGGTTGGTGCCCAACAGTATGCCGACTTTAGGTGGCACCATCAACCTGGGCCGATATGAAGTAGTGGTGCCGGATGAAGAGGCATTGCAGCAGGCACTGGTGAAGGGAAAGGAGATTCCTGGTGTGCACGCGGTTGTGCCTCTTGACCGGGAAAAGTTACTTGTGGACCTGACGATTGGTCCCGGGGTGAAATTGTTTGATGTGCTGGGGCAGCTTTTGGGCCGAGAAGGCAACGAAGTCCGGTGTCTCACGGTTAAACGGAAAGACTGTTTCGTTCTGATAGAGGGTGAATTGCGGTCGCCTTTTGGCGATGTGGTGCGATAG
- the fusA gene encoding elongation factor G, translating to MSDYDLKRIRNIGIAAHIDAGKTTTTERILYYTGRIHRMGEIDEGTTQMDWMTQERERGITITAAATSVQWLDHRINIIDTPGHVDFTIEVERSLKVLDGAIIVLCGVGGVEPQTETVWRQADRYQVPRIAFVNKLDRLGADFYRVIKMMEEKFEQTPLPVQLPIGVEDQFVGVIDLITQEACIWRSEDLGATFDTAPIPAEYQKVVAEYRHRLLDVLTTFDETLLDRYLSGTEPTPEELKHAIRRGTIERRIVPVFCGAAFRNKGIQKLLDGIVEYLPSPVDIPPVKGINPKTQKAESRSADPKAPFSGLIFKLAFDPQRGMLSYIRVYSGKVETGDVVFAVPEMKRLRVQRLALAHANRYEEVDSLSAGEIGVVIGLKESRTGQTLCDLAHPIAFEPIKAPEPVVFLAIEPRTRADDEKLQTALQTMALEDPTFKIRTDEETGQLILSGMGELHLEILLDRLQRDYGVAVHPGKPQVSYRETITSTATAEGRFIRQTGGRGHFAVVKLALEPALDGNWVVNEIREGTIPKQFLPPIEQAVAECFETGVLAGYPIINTRVHIIDGAYHEVDSSDVDFKVAAAQAFREAFLAAQPTFLEPIMELEVVTPEQYLGTVLADINARGGRIIHLDAVKGHQIITAEIPLSKTFGYATSLRSLTQGRASHSMQFKRFSPVDEETRIKLYPLFGETKK from the coding sequence ATGTCCGATTACGACCTTAAACGAATTCGCAACATCGGCATTGCGGCGCACATCGATGCCGGCAAAACCACCACAACCGAACGCATCCTCTACTACACCGGCCGCATTCATCGGATGGGCGAAATTGACGAAGGCACAACCCAGATGGACTGGATGACGCAGGAACGGGAAAGGGGCATCACCATCACCGCCGCCGCAACCAGTGTCCAATGGCTGGACCATCGTATCAACATCATCGACACCCCGGGTCATGTTGATTTTACCATTGAGGTTGAGCGTTCGCTCAAGGTTCTGGATGGCGCCATCATCGTCCTTTGCGGCGTGGGCGGTGTGGAACCGCAAACCGAAACGGTCTGGCGGCAGGCCGACCGTTACCAAGTGCCACGCATCGCCTTTGTCAACAAACTCGACCGGCTCGGTGCCGACTTCTATCGGGTGATAAAAATGATGGAAGAGAAGTTTGAACAAACCCCGCTGCCGGTGCAACTTCCCATCGGGGTCGAAGACCAATTTGTCGGCGTAATTGACCTGATAACTCAAGAAGCCTGTATCTGGCGCTCCGAAGACCTCGGCGCCACCTTCGACACCGCACCCATCCCCGCCGAGTACCAAAAAGTGGTTGCCGAATACCGCCACCGGCTCCTCGATGTCCTCACAACATTTGATGAAACACTTCTCGACCGATACCTCAGCGGCACCGAACCAACACCTGAAGAGTTAAAGCACGCCATCCGGCGTGGTACCATCGAACGACGCATCGTTCCCGTCTTCTGTGGCGCCGCCTTTCGTAACAAAGGCATCCAGAAACTGCTTGACGGCATTGTCGAATATCTACCCTCACCCGTTGATATCCCGCCGGTAAAAGGCATCAATCCCAAAACCCAGAAAGCGGAGTCCAGGTCCGCGGACCCGAAAGCCCCTTTCTCCGGCTTGATTTTCAAACTTGCCTTTGACCCCCAGCGCGGGATGCTTTCCTACATCCGGGTATATTCAGGAAAGGTGGAAACCGGTGATGTTGTGTTTGCCGTTCCCGAAATGAAACGGTTACGGGTCCAGCGTCTGGCACTCGCCCATGCCAATCGCTACGAAGAGGTTGACTCCCTTTCCGCTGGTGAAATCGGTGTGGTCATCGGATTAAAGGAAAGCCGCACCGGACAGACGCTCTGCGACCTTGCCCATCCCATCGCCTTCGAACCAATCAAAGCACCGGAGCCGGTGGTATTCCTTGCCATCGAACCCCGGACCAGAGCCGATGACGAAAAACTGCAAACCGCCCTCCAAACAATGGCGCTCGAAGACCCGACCTTCAAAATCCGCACCGATGAAGAAACCGGCCAGTTAATCCTTTCGGGAATGGGCGAACTCCATCTCGAAATCCTGCTCGACCGGCTGCAGCGTGACTACGGAGTTGCGGTACATCCGGGAAAACCCCAGGTGTCCTATCGGGAAACGATAACCTCCACCGCCACTGCCGAAGGTAGATTTATCCGCCAGACCGGAGGTCGGGGACACTTTGCCGTGGTCAAACTGGCGCTCGAACCCGCACTCGATGGCAACTGGGTTGTCAACGAAATTCGGGAAGGCACCATCCCGAAACAGTTTCTACCACCAATTGAACAGGCGGTGGCAGAATGTTTTGAAACCGGGGTCCTTGCCGGTTATCCGATAATTAACACCAGGGTCCACATCATTGACGGTGCCTATCACGAGGTGGACTCTTCGGATGTCGACTTCAAGGTGGCGGCAGCGCAGGCATTCCGTGAAGCATTCCTTGCCGCCCAGCCGACATTTTTGGAGCCGATAATGGAACTGGAAGTGGTGACTCCGGAGCAGTATCTTGGTACCGTTCTTGCTGACATCAATGCCCGCGGCGGCAGAATCATCCACCTCGATGCGGTTAAAGGTCACCAGATTATCACCGCTGAGATACCCCTTTCCAAAACCTTTGGCTACGCCACCAGCCTGCGTTCCCTCACCCAGGGTCGCGCCAGCCACTCAATGCAGTTCAAACGGTTTAGCCCGGTTGACGAGGAGACCAGAATCAAACTTTATCCCCTGTTCGGCGAAACAAAAAAATAA
- a CDS encoding phosphomannomutase/phosphoglucomutase — MFNPAIFREYDIRGKAATDLSDDVVYRLAQAFGTYIQQKGVYQCIIGRDVRLSGPRIEKALTEGLLATGVDVIKIGVVPTPVFYFSCFHLNINAGIMITASHNPPNENGFKIGMYKTTIYGEEIQMLRQIGEEGKFAIGKGKLSECDVIEPYIAMCLSKVKISKPLKVVFDPGNGTAGVLLERLLAKTPVQPIFINLTPDGNFPGHIPDPTVPAYLEQAINLVKETNADCGIGYDGDADRIGVIDETGTTIYGDRLLALFAREILARQPGAKIVFEVKCSQGLVEYIKKLGGVPIMWKTGHSLIKAKMKSEGALIAGEMSGHMFFADDYYGYDDAIFASLRLLQLLASSGKRLSELAAEIPYYYATPEIRVKIESPDADHWKFEVVAALKEHFRSRFETIDIDGVRVVFPDGWGLVRASNTQPILVLRFEAKTPERLKEIRQLFYEQLRRFPEVVLPED; from the coding sequence ATGTTCAATCCGGCAATCTTTCGTGAGTACGATATCCGGGGCAAGGCGGCAACCGACCTTTCGGACGATGTTGTTTACCGTCTGGCTCAGGCTTTCGGCACCTACATCCAGCAGAAAGGTGTTTATCAATGTATCATCGGCAGGGATGTTCGCCTATCCGGACCAAGGATTGAAAAGGCGCTAACCGAAGGGTTGCTTGCTACCGGTGTTGATGTGATAAAGATTGGCGTAGTTCCCACACCGGTATTTTACTTCTCTTGTTTCCATCTGAATATCAACGCCGGCATAATGATTACCGCCAGCCACAACCCGCCAAATGAAAACGGCTTCAAAATTGGAATGTACAAAACCACCATCTACGGTGAAGAAATTCAAATGCTGCGTCAAATAGGCGAAGAGGGCAAATTTGCCATTGGCAAAGGCAAACTGAGCGAGTGCGATGTGATTGAGCCTTACATTGCGATGTGTTTGTCGAAAGTAAAAATCTCTAAACCGCTCAAGGTGGTTTTTGACCCGGGTAACGGCACCGCTGGTGTTCTCCTTGAGAGACTTTTGGCAAAAACCCCGGTCCAGCCGATATTTATCAACTTAACACCCGACGGCAACTTTCCCGGTCACATACCAGACCCGACTGTGCCGGCGTATCTTGAACAGGCGATCAACCTGGTTAAAGAAACCAATGCCGATTGCGGCATCGGCTACGATGGTGATGCCGACCGAATCGGTGTCATCGACGAAACCGGTACCACCATTTATGGCGACCGGCTTCTGGCGCTATTTGCCCGGGAGATTCTTGCCCGTCAGCCCGGAGCAAAGATTGTGTTTGAAGTCAAATGTTCTCAGGGGCTGGTGGAATACATCAAAAAACTGGGCGGTGTACCGATAATGTGGAAAACGGGCCACTCGCTTATCAAAGCAAAGATGAAATCAGAAGGTGCCTTAATCGCCGGCGAGATGTCGGGCCATATGTTCTTTGCCGACGACTACTACGGCTATGACGACGCCATCTTCGCCTCCCTGCGGTTGCTACAACTCCTCGCCAGTTCGGGAAAACGGCTATCAGAACTGGCAGCGGAAATTCCCTACTACTACGCCACACCCGAAATCCGGGTTAAAATCGAAAGCCCGGATGCCGACCATTGGAAATTTGAGGTGGTAGCGGCATTGAAAGAGCATTTCCGCAGCCGGTTTGAAACAATTGACATCGACGGCGTACGGGTTGTATTTCCGGATGGCTGGGGTCTGGTCCGCGCCTCCAACACCCAGCCGATTCTCGTTTTGCGCTTTGAAGCCAAAACCCCGGAAAGGCTCAAAGAAATCAGGCAACTGTTTTATGAACAGTTGCGCAGATTCCCGGAAGTTGTGCTACCCGAAGACTGA
- a CDS encoding tRNA 2-thiocytidine biosynthesis protein TtcA, which translates to MHRSERLLRAALSPNQLIEENEKVAVGLSGGADSLCLLLTLWEYNRRHRKNWQIYPIHINPGFPGWKTERIEAICQRFGLTCTVKTVNVPAKLQATETDSCFFCAHERRKALFSSAVELGCHKVALGHHLEDVNETFLLNLLFTSSARTILPRQPLFSGRLVVIRPLYYFTEELIRTRLKAAALRPVRNRCPYGTKSKRMLIRRILTRLARTDPRIKTNIFWGIHNLKPEYLPGKTISRQQLMDDV; encoded by the coding sequence ATGCACCGTTCTGAACGGCTTCTCCGGGCGGCACTGAGCCCGAATCAACTCATTGAAGAAAATGAGAAGGTTGCGGTCGGGCTTTCCGGCGGTGCCGACAGCCTGTGTTTACTTTTAACCCTCTGGGAGTACAATCGCCGCCATCGAAAAAACTGGCAGATTTATCCCATCCACATCAATCCCGGATTTCCCGGCTGGAAAACCGAGCGTATTGAGGCAATCTGCCAGCGGTTTGGGCTTACCTGTACGGTCAAAACGGTCAATGTTCCGGCAAAACTTCAGGCAACTGAAACCGACTCCTGCTTTTTCTGCGCCCATGAGCGGCGCAAAGCGCTCTTTTCATCCGCAGTTGAGCTGGGCTGCCATAAAGTGGCGTTGGGTCATCATCTTGAAGATGTCAATGAGACCTTTCTGTTAAACCTCCTCTTCACATCCTCGGCACGAACGATTCTGCCCCGCCAACCACTCTTTTCCGGCCGGCTTGTTGTTATTCGTCCCCTCTACTACTTCACCGAAGAGCTTATCCGCACCCGACTCAAAGCCGCTGCGCTTCGACCGGTGCGCAACCGCTGTCCGTACGGAACGAAGAGCAAGCGTATGCTCATCCGCCGCATTCTTACCCGGCTCGCCCGCACCGACCCCCGCATCAAAACCAACATCTTCTGGGGTATCCACAACTTGAAGCCGGAATATTTGCCCGGGAAAACGATTTCTCGCCAACAACTTATGGACGATGTTTGA
- a CDS encoding tetratricopeptide repeat protein, whose product MLTFRRFAILLAVLSAVVFAQKVPLDALLRGGRIHYQGGRYERAREQFEKALDQYGTTVDNTTLASIHLWLGLCEAQLNRLTPAADHFLKAIENDSLLITTIRNDEQQEYWVWTAFITASRGNYTAGDYEKAITYARAALKIHPDRSQPYSLIANAYSTMGKYEDMLTTARQMLALNTASAEAYSLIGLYFFQKPDSAWTTPQAKRARWDSVYYYYSEALKIYRARLDSAVTELGNLLKTTDTSRIRSVAEQLVEKQRFFPPEELKRYIEKELQGGKQLEKFAQITSRLFYAENNLNVTSARLGTALLRASAEAKRDTAERYRALAESLFAQALLYDRFDFTTMFNLGIAQYQGRNDSLAAATFSRVIAGTVVPLTVLPQNVITQLISQISPEAAKTGYLQLTGDLLAIVDSTLFTLGYRGGSYAWFYFPDKREQKEFPLSPSDTAGMFLSVESPVQLENIYLLYGISQTGFGLAQIEASRAELGKSVLNQAIPNLIMTTKINPKNAEAYLNLVHCYRETGNKEKAAWAYEMYKKLSK is encoded by the coding sequence ATGTTAACTTTTCGTCGGTTTGCAATACTGCTTGCCGTCCTAAGTGCGGTCGTCTTCGCCCAGAAAGTACCGCTCGACGCCCTGTTAAGAGGGGGACGCATCCATTATCAAGGTGGCCGCTATGAACGCGCCCGCGAACAGTTTGAGAAGGCGCTTGACCAGTACGGCACGACCGTTGACAACACCACCCTCGCCAGTATTCATCTCTGGCTCGGGTTGTGCGAAGCCCAGTTAAACCGGCTCACACCTGCGGCTGACCACTTCCTCAAAGCAATCGAGAACGACTCCCTGCTCATAACCACGATTCGCAACGATGAACAGCAGGAGTACTGGGTCTGGACCGCCTTTATCACCGCCAGCCGGGGCAATTACACCGCGGGTGATTATGAGAAGGCAATAACCTATGCCCGTGCCGCCCTTAAAATTCATCCGGACCGCTCTCAGCCCTATTCGCTCATTGCCAACGCCTACAGCACAATGGGAAAGTACGAAGATATGCTTACCACCGCCCGGCAAATGCTTGCCCTCAACACCGCCAGCGCCGAAGCCTACTCACTCATTGGCCTTTACTTCTTCCAGAAACCGGACAGTGCCTGGACAACACCCCAGGCAAAGCGAGCCCGCTGGGACTCGGTCTATTATTATTACAGTGAGGCGCTGAAGATTTATCGCGCCCGCCTTGATAGCGCCGTCACCGAACTGGGTAACCTTCTTAAAACCACCGATACCAGCCGCATCCGCTCGGTTGCTGAACAACTGGTCGAAAAACAGCGATTCTTCCCGCCCGAAGAGCTGAAGCGCTACATCGAAAAGGAGTTACAGGGTGGTAAGCAACTGGAAAAGTTTGCTCAGATTACTTCCCGGCTTTTTTATGCCGAGAACAATCTCAATGTCACTTCCGCCCGGCTCGGTACCGCCTTGCTTCGGGCATCAGCCGAAGCCAAACGGGATACCGCCGAGCGATATCGAGCCTTAGCCGAATCTCTTTTCGCCCAGGCGCTACTATACGACCGGTTTGACTTTACGACGATGTTCAACCTTGGTATCGCCCAATACCAGGGTCGCAATGACAGCCTTGCTGCCGCCACCTTTTCCCGGGTTATTGCCGGAACGGTCGTTCCGCTCACTGTACTACCACAAAATGTAATCACTCAACTCATCTCGCAAATCTCGCCTGAGGCGGCAAAAACCGGCTATCTCCAACTAACCGGTGACCTCCTCGCAATTGTTGATAGCACACTTTTCACCCTTGGCTATCGTGGTGGCAGTTACGCCTGGTTCTACTTCCCGGACAAAAGGGAACAAAAGGAATTCCCTTTGAGCCCTTCTGATACCGCCGGGATGTTTTTAAGTGTTGAAAGCCCGGTCCAGCTGGAAAACATCTACCTCCTCTACGGCATAAGTCAAACCGGCTTTGGCCTTGCCCAGATTGAAGCCTCGCGGGCAGAACTGGGAAAATCGGTGCTTAATCAGGCGATTCCCAATCTGATAATGACCACAAAAATCAACCCCAAAAATGCCGAAGCCTACCTCAATCTTGTTCACTGCTATCGGGAAACCGGCAATAAAGAAAAAGCGGCATGGGCTTACGAGATGTATAAAAAATTGAGTAAATAA